The DNA sequence ATTCGGTGCTGCTCATGGGGGTGCCTTCCTTCGTGTTCCGTACGGTGTCAAGTGTGCGGGCCCGCCGGCCCGACCGGCCCGCCCCAGCCCGTCGGCCGTCGCTCCTTCGACCGGGCGCGGCGCCCGTGCGAGGAAGACGGTAAGTGGCCGAAGGCCGACACTGAAGAGTACGTTTCCTCCATTCGCGACCCACTGAATGGATGAACCATCCATGCCGAACCCTTCCGCGGGCACCTCGCGGACGACTCCGCCGCCCGGCCCGCCGACCCCGCCCGTCCCGCTGGCCGAGCTCCTGGCGCGCGAGGAGCTGGGCCTGCGCCGGATCGCGGGCCCCGCCGACGCCGATCTGCTCTGGGTGCACACCTCGGAGATGGCCGACCCGTATCCGTATCTGCTCGGCGGCGAACTGCTGCTGAGCGCGGGGGTGCTGCTGACCGACCCGGACCACTACGTCGGCCGACTGGTGGAGGCGGGGGCGGCGGCACTCGGTTTCGGGGTCCGGCCGGTGCACGAGACGGTGCCCCGGGCCCTGATCGAGGCGTGCGACCGGCACGGCCTGCCGCTGCTGGAGGTGCCGCCCGAGACCCCGTTCACCGCGATCGCGCGGGCGGTGTGGCGGTTGATGGCCGAGGCGCGCCACCGTGAGCTGCGCCGGGTGACCCGCGCCCAGCAGGCACTGGCGACGGCGGCGGCCCGCCCCGACCCCGTGCCGGCGGTCCTCCGCCAACTCGCGACGCGGCTCGACGGCCGGGCGGCGCTGCTGTCGGCACGCGGCGAGGAGGTCCACGCGGCGGGCCGCCGCCCGGAGCCGGAGGCGGCGGGGGCCCTGGCCCGGCTGGCCCGGGTGGTCGCAAGCGAACGCCCCGGCTCCCCCTCCTCGGCCACCGACACCCACGGCGGTACCCACCTCGCCGCGTACGCGCTGGGCGGCGGCGAGGGCCTGGTCCTGGCGCTGGCGACCCGGCGACGGGAGCCCGGCGACCACACGGTGGCGGGCATCGCGGTGGTCCTCCTCTCCCTCCTTGCCGCCCCCCACCAGGGCGCGGACGCGGCGGGCCGTTCGGCGGCCCTGGTCCGCATGCTCCTGGGCGCCTCCCCCGCCGAGGTGGCCCCGCTCCTCGGCTCCACCGGCCCCTGGACGGTGATCCACGCCCGCCGCACGGACGGCACCCCGGCGGACGCGCTGACGGCCGGAGCCCTCGGCGCGTCGCTGGGCACGGCCTTGGTCGACGCGGGGCGCGGGGCCGGCGAGGCGGTCCGGGTGCTTCTGAGCCCCGACCAGGGCCCCGACCGGAACACGGCGCGGCCCGGCGAGACCACGACGCGGCCCGACGATCACGCAGAGCAGCCCGACCGGAACAGGACGCGGCCCGACGAGAGCGCGGCGCGGCCCGGCGAACGCGCAGAGCAGCCCGACCGGAACAGGACGCGGCCCGACGAGACCACGACGCGGCCCGACGATCACGCAGAGCAGCCCGACCGGAACAGGACGCGGCCCGACGAGAGCGCGGCGCGGCCCGGCGAGCGCGCGCCGGAGCCGCCCCGGCTCACCCCGAGGCCCGGCTGGACGCTCGGCGCGTCCGCGCCCACCCCCCTCGCCGCTCTCGACGCCGCCGATGGCCGGGCGGCCCGCGCCCTGGCCCACGCGTGGGCGACCCGCGCCCCGCTGACGGTGGACGCCCCCATGAGCGGCCTCGCCGCGCTGGTCCCTCCCGAACAGGCGGCCGCCCACGCCCGTGCCCTCCTCGCCCCGCTCACCGCGCCGCTGGCCGACACCCTGCGCTGCTGGCTCTCCCTCCACGGCGGCTGGGACCGTACGGCGGTGGCCCTGGGCGTCCACCGCAACACCGTCCGCCAACGCATCGGGCGGTGCGGGGAGTTGCTGGGCGCGGACCTGGACGACATGGACGTACGGGCGGAGTTGTGGTTCGCGCTGCGGCAGGCATGACCACCGGCCCGGGCCCATCGGGCACAAAAGCCTTCGCCCCTCCGTGGCGCGCTGACTAGTCTCCGCGCATGGCCTCACTCGCGCGGCACCGCCTGTCCCCTGCCGACACCGGCCCGGCGCTGCGTGCCCTGCGCGCGTGGACACCGCCCGACGCCCCGTCCGGAAGCCTGCACCCCGGGGACGTGGGCTGGCTGCTGCGGCTGGACGACGCGACCGTCTACCTCTGGACCGACGCACGGGCCTCGGCCTCCGCAGGGACCGGCGCGGGGGCCGGCCCACGGGCCTCCTCCTCGCGGGCCGGGGCCCGGTCCGGCGGTGCGGCGGAGCCTGCCCCCGTGGCGGTCGGCTTCCTCGACGGCCCCGTGCTGCGGGTGACCGCCGCACCCGACGCCGACCTCGGGGCGCTCGCGTCGGATGCCGAGGAGCTGCTCGTACCCGGCAACGACGCGACCGACGGCCTGCCCGTGCCCGGCTGGGAACCGGACACGGAGGAGCCCTGGCTCGTCTTCTCCTGGACCCCGGAGCCGGTGTCGAGCCGCGCCGTGCGGGTCGGCGAGTCCGACCTCGCCGACCGGGCGCTGGTGCACCGGGCCGCCTTCGCGGGATCCACGCTCTCCGTCGACCACTGGCGCAGGATGACGGGGTCCCCCGCGGGCCATCTGGCCGTGGAGACGCTCGTCCGCACGCCCGCCGGGGAGCCCGCGGCCGCCGCGACCGGCTGGTTCGGGGGCGCGGGCAGGTGCGGACTGCTCGAACCGGTCGGCACGCATCAGGACCACCGCGGCCACGGTTACGGACGCGACGCCGTACGGGGCGCGTGCGCGGCACTCGCCGACCGGGGCGCGAGCGCGGTGGCCGTTCTGACACCGGCCAAGAACGTGGCGGCGGCAGCGCTTTACCGATCGGCCGGATTCACCCTCGTACGCGAGAACCACGACTGGACGCGCCCCGGCCGGGTCTGAACACCGCTTCCCTCACGTCCCGTCCCCTGGTGTGTACTTCACGACCGCCCCTCGGTATGTTGCAGTGGCAAAGGGGGATCGTGTGGCACGGGATTACGACAGTCAACTGCTGGAATCGGTAGGGGTACGCCGCCGCAGGATGCGAGACGCCCTGCTCTTCGGCGTTGGGCGCGCACGGCGCACCTCCGACGAACGGCTCGGGAAGGTATTCGCGGGCATCGCCATCACCGCCGTGCTCTGCGCCGGGTGCATCGGCTGGTCCTTTCTCCAGCACACACTGGACAAACAGAAGGCCGAGCAGGAGAAACAGCAGCGGCAGGCGCAGCGGTACGAACCGCTGACGCATTCTTCGGGCCCGGAGAAGGGCCACTGATCAACTCCGGCCGAGAAACGACGGAGTGGCCGGAAACTCACCGGGCCCGCAGGTATCGCAGGCGAGATTTCGCCGAACTCGGAAACGCGCCAACCGCGCTGTGCGCTATGCCTCATTGGCCCGGAATCTCGGAACATCACGATGATAGGTTTCCGTAAGTGGTGAGCACAGCAATGACGTCCCGCTCGGAACTGAGCCGGGTGACCCTGGTCGGTGAGCGGCGCCGGGCCGACATCGTGCTGCCCTCGGACACGCCCATCGGGCAACTACTGCCGGACATACTGCAATTGCTGGACGACCGGGCGGCATCACGGCCGTTGACCCGGCAGTTGATCACCTCCGACGGTTCGGCCCTGCCGCACGACAGCACGCTCGCCTCGGCCGGTGTCAGCGACGGCGCCGTGCTGCGCCTGGTCAGGACCCACGCGGCTCCCCCCGCCCCGGTGGTCCA is a window from the Streptomyces sp. MMBL 11-1 genome containing:
- a CDS encoding PucR family transcriptional regulator — encoded protein: MDEPSMPNPSAGTSRTTPPPGPPTPPVPLAELLAREELGLRRIAGPADADLLWVHTSEMADPYPYLLGGELLLSAGVLLTDPDHYVGRLVEAGAAALGFGVRPVHETVPRALIEACDRHGLPLLEVPPETPFTAIARAVWRLMAEARHRELRRVTRAQQALATAAARPDPVPAVLRQLATRLDGRAALLSARGEEVHAAGRRPEPEAAGALARLARVVASERPGSPSSATDTHGGTHLAAYALGGGEGLVLALATRRREPGDHTVAGIAVVLLSLLAAPHQGADAAGRSAALVRMLLGASPAEVAPLLGSTGPWTVIHARRTDGTPADALTAGALGASLGTALVDAGRGAGEAVRVLLSPDQGPDRNTARPGETTTRPDDHAEQPDRNRTRPDESAARPGERAEQPDRNRTRPDETTTRPDDHAEQPDRNRTRPDESAARPGERAPEPPRLTPRPGWTLGASAPTPLAALDAADGRAARALAHAWATRAPLTVDAPMSGLAALVPPEQAAAHARALLAPLTAPLADTLRCWLSLHGGWDRTAVALGVHRNTVRQRIGRCGELLGADLDDMDVRAELWFALRQA
- a CDS encoding GNAT family N-acetyltransferase, which codes for MASLARHRLSPADTGPALRALRAWTPPDAPSGSLHPGDVGWLLRLDDATVYLWTDARASASAGTGAGAGPRASSSRAGARSGGAAEPAPVAVGFLDGPVLRVTAAPDADLGALASDAEELLVPGNDATDGLPVPGWEPDTEEPWLVFSWTPEPVSSRAVRVGESDLADRALVHRAAFAGSTLSVDHWRRMTGSPAGHLAVETLVRTPAGEPAAAATGWFGGAGRCGLLEPVGTHQDHRGHGYGRDAVRGACAALADRGASAVAVLTPAKNVAAAALYRSAGFTLVRENHDWTRPGRV